The following nucleotide sequence is from Bremerella alba.
CTCAGGAACGCGAAAGGAGCGAATCCCGGCGTCACTTCGATACTGGCAAGCGGCAATAGAGCCGGATCTGGTCGTTTCTCGATACTTTCCTTATGACGAACTCGAAAACTCGAAGGAGTCTCGTAAGGTGCCAAGGGGATCGGCTTACTTGCTCGCGTGGCAGCCGTTTGATATTCCGGCGGCACCCAACGTTCTTCCTCGACCTTTTCCCAGGTTTGAAGCTCGATGTTATTGCGAGCGTTTTCGGAAGCGCTAACCAAATCGTTAGGAGTCGTTTCGATCGATCGTTGTTGAGTCCCGCGGTAAACAAACACAACCACTAGGACAATAGCCAATCCGAAGACAAGCTTTTCAACGTGGAGGATCAATTTTGATTTGAGCCCACCGTTTTGTAAGTCCAGCTTCTTCATGATTGAGTCATCCTTATTCTGTTCCGAACCATCCGAATGTGAGAAGAGAAGAGGTCTGGGGCAATGTCCGCTTACCGCGTGGTCGCGGACATGCCGGCGGTTTCCGTCGCGGTATCATCCGCTGCCGAGTCGTCGTCGACTGGTCGCGAACCTTCAGGCCACAACAGGTCGCGATTCACCGGATTGTAAATGTAAATGATGCCGTAGATTTCGACCGGAGCGTCAAAGATCTTTTCGGCCTGATCCAGGTTATCGCCACTTTGGCCGCCACGGCCCATGCCGCCCATTCCACCGCCAAACTCGCCGCCCATTCCCATGCCGCCGCCCATTTCAAAGTTACCCATGCCGGGACCGCCCATTCCACCGCCACCACCGACTCCGGAGGTTTCGGGATTGATGCGGACTTGGCGCACTTCAATCATTAGATCGGCATTGCCGCACTCGACCAGCAATTTATCGATCTCGCGCTGATCCATAAGCAGTCGCATTCGGACCGGCAAACGTTTGGCTACGGAAAGATAGTAGTTCTCCGAAGTTGGCTCGGTGGTAGCGGCACGCAAGTCGTCGACCATTAGCTTTTTATAGTCTTTGTCGACATACCGGAAATCGCCTGGATCCATTACCATGCCATCCATGGGCATACCATCTGGGCCCATTCCGTCCATGCCCATGCCATCCATCCCCATTCCCATGCCTTCGTCCATCATGCCGGAACCGTAGGGATCATCCATCATTCCGCCGTCCATCATCCCGTATTCGTCCTGGCTTGTGACCAATGGAGAACGAGGGATAACAACCCTGGATTGAATTGGCATGACCTCACGACCAAACTCGATCGTTTCAATCGCCTTGATAGTGGCTTGGTGGGCGCTGCTAATGTCGCCGTTGGTTTTCGCGATGACATTCATAATGTTCTTCAACACCCACAGGTTTTCCTGAGCGTAGAGAACTTCTTTGGTTGTGGGAACGTTACTCACACCGCCGGTTGCTCCGCCTGGCCCACCGGGTCCAATTCCCTGGTTGCTGTTGGCCCCAGACCAGTCGAAACTCTTGGACTGGATATTGGCTTGATTGGTAGGATTCCACGAAACCAGCGGTGGCTTCTCGACATTGTTAGGATTGCGAGCACCAATGCCGGTTCGCCCCCCCCCTTCAAAACCGCCGCCACCATCGAATGCCTCGATACCGCCTCCGCCCCCGCCACTGCCCGAAGGAGCCCAGCGAGCATGGATAATTTCGGCTAATTTCGGCAGTTCTTCTTTGATATAATCGCGGTAGAGCTCCCTCTTCGATACGGACATTCTGTCCTCTTCGGCCAGGGCTTCAATAGGACGGCCCAAGAGAATACCGTTGACGATATCCGTAAAATCGGAGCCGCCAACGTTCAATTCCGGAGGCCAAGTAAGCACCCCTTTCTGAGCTTCCCATTTCTTCTGCCAAGCCTGATCGATGTCGTCGCGATATTGCGTCAACCAAGTCTGCATCTCCTCTTGATACTGCGTATTGGGGTGATTGGCCGTGCTGGAAATTTGCCTAGCCGAGCTTAGGCGTGTGTCGATCTCCTGACGACGGGCCTGATAATCTTCATCTAGACTGGAGATTGACATTATCCACCCGCCGACGGCCAACAATAGAACCATGAGCAAGAAGACCCAGAAGTAATACTTCTTTAAAAACGCGATCGCTGGTCGTAGTTTATCCATGGCTTAGTAGTTCTCCATTTCCGCATTGGCGGCATTCTCTTCCGCTTCGGCAAGTTCCGCAGCACGACGTACTTCCTCTCGCTTAGAGAGCGGCGATTCACGCCAACAGAATTGAACGGTGAATCGATAAACCTTGACTTGAATCGTAGGTGGTTCGATCTTGCTGGGATCAATCGGCTCTTCAGAATTCATTCCGTAGCTGCCACCACCATATTCGTCCCCCATACCACTGCCCATCGCAGGCGGATCGTATTTCGGATTCGTAATCTGAACCGTTCTCGGCACCTCGTCCATCGCGATGATGGGATGTGATATGCCCAGTTCTTTCATCGATACAATCTCAGGCTCGTTGTTCTCGTTGATCAGTTCTATGCTGCCGCGATCGAGTTGATCGATCAGCGTATTACGCACATACTGGGCACCCATGTTTTCACGAGCAGCCGGGCTGTTGTGGAAGTGATAACCGGTGATCTGCACGACCCAGCCACTTTCTTCGGCAGATGGGCCAGCAAGTTCGTCTTCCGGATCGGCTTCTCCCTCGACTTCGGTTAGATCGACGTCTGCTTCCTCTTCGGCCGCCGTCCCTTCGGTCGAGCCTGTTTCTTCTTCCACAGGAGCAGTTTCCCCTGCAGCTGCGGCTTCTGCGGCTACTTCTTCTGCGAGTTCTTTATCGATCGAAGGTGAGGCTTCTTTCCCTTCCTCTAGACGTCGCAGAATGACTTTACGCGTTTCCAGGGTGACCGCGTATTTCATTTTGACAGCTTCGGTGTACCACATCGAAAGGTCAGGAAAATACTGCGACTCGATCGCCTCGATCTGCAGGTCAGGCCGCTGATCAATGGGCTTATCTGAAACCCGACCGAGCGCTAATTCTGGATCCGTGGGTAACGAAACCGTGATTGCTTTCATCAACTCGGGCCATAGTCGACGGTTTTCTTCGTTACCAACGACGTAACGCCCAATCATCTCTAGATTTTCTTTTTCCGTCATCAACTGGGTATCAGTCGAGTTATAACTTTGGCTAGTCGATTCGACCGCAGTGACCTTGCGAATCGCGTCCTCAAATTCCGGGATATGAGCGGAATTATAGGCCTGCCAGTGGAAGCCAAAGTTCAAAGCACAAGCGAGTAATAGACTTGCTAAAGCAGCAACCGCCCAAGGTTTCTTTTGTCGGACAATTCGATCAACCAGAATTTCCTGCGGCAGCAGATTGGTTCGCAACGCCGATTTTTTGAGCCCTTGCAGACACAAGCCGTAGCACGTTGCAAACGAGAGCATGTTCTCGCGGAAGCTAGGAGCCGAAGTGACTTCTGTTCCAGTTAGTTTTTGATAGCCATCAAGCTCGACAACGTCGTAACCCAGGTTCTTACCCAGGTAAGGGACCAGACCAGGCAATTTCATCCCGTTACCAATCGGAATGATTCGAGAAATCTTTGCCTTGCGGTCTAAGGTCTGAAAGAACCCGATCGAACGTTGAATTTCCGTGACCAGATCGTTAAACACCGGACGCATCGCCTGGAAAACAAGCTTCGCATTCTCCGCCTCGGAAGCGTGGCGTTTGAGATGTTCGGCCTTGGCAAAGGTCAGCTTAAGGTCTTTGGTCAACTGCTTTGTGAAGTGATTGCCGCCGATGGGCAGACTGCGCTGCCAAACACGGAAACCATTGGTAATCACCAGATCGGTCGTTTCGGTCCCCATCGAAACAATCACGTACGAATTGGGCTGATTCGCGGGATCGTACTCTTCTTTGAGTGGGTTGATCGTCAACTGATCATTCGCAACGAAATTGTACAAACTGATCGGAGTCAGCTGGACAAAATCAACATCGATACCTGTATCCAGGTAAGGCTGAAGAGATCGGAAGATCTGATCTCGTTTCATCGCAAAGATACCGATCTCGGTTTCGAGCGAGATGCCTTCTTCTTCGTGCGAACCAGGCATCGGCTGATAATCCCAGATCACGTCTTCCAACGGGAAGGGGATTTGCTGCTTCGCTTCGTATTTAACGATGTCCGCAATGCGTTTGGCTTCGACCGGAGGTGCTTTGAAGAAACGCGCAAGCCCAGCCTGGCCTGGAACGGAAATACTGATCGTGTCGTTACGAATATCGTTCCGCGAAAGGAACTCACGCAACGCGTCCTTAATCAAACCTTCCGAGCCCGCCCCAGCCTGATTCAACGGATTGGGATACTCGATGAAGTCGAATGCTTCGGCGACCATCCAGAATCCGTCTTCGTGCATTCGGCATTTTAGGGCCTTGAGCGCACTTTGACCGATGTCGATGCCCCAAACGGCTTTACCAACAGCCATCTCTGTTCCTCACAGCAATCACCACGTTGCGTTTCATCTAGTTTGGCACCAAACAGCTAGAAATTATCCGGCAATTTCAGCCAACGAAGAAGCACGCTCCGCAGATCGCAGGTTTAAGACAAGCAAACTAATCGAAAAGGGTGTGTTGCCAATGCCGTGAAATTCGCTCACAACAATTAGCCAACATCCTCATTCTAGTGTGAACTTCTCCAGAATGTCAACGAATTTGCAATTTACACGTATTTATGTAAACCACTATATCATAACAAGATAGGGCGCAATCAACCTCCCCGCCATGGGGATCTGAATCCGCATCAGAGTTCGCTGTTGTCCACCATTCCTGTTGCTAATATGTGGTCAGGCCCCCCATAACAAGGTCCACCCTGGCCCTCGGATGCCTCTAGAGTATACCCTATAACTTATTATTGGGTAATTACTTGCGTTCAATCGCCCCTCTCCTCCTTTCAGGCCCACGGACAATGATTCAGGAAATCGCGATTCTGCTTCCTTGCCATAGCTTCGAAGACTTTCCCACCTACCACACCGGAGACGAAGCCCAAAGCATCCTGGCCAATTGGACAGCGATGTGGCACCCGGCTTTTTTGGCCTCGGCAGGGAAAAATCCTCAGTGGCATCGGGTAGACTCTCCGCCGGAGAGCCTGGATGGGCTCGCACTGCTTATTCCTTCCATTTGCAAATCAGAACTTCCCGCAGGCTTCTCACAACGCGCAAAGGAATCGGGAGCGACCTTAGTCAAAGGTTTGACCGATCGCCAGGAAATTGTGACCCGACTGCTTGACCGCGTAGGAGATATCCACGAGGTGGCGGCGAAACTGGCGTCCGATTTCTATGCGCTAGGATATTGCTATCTGCAGGTAGAGCTTTTGACGCGGCAGATGCGTTACTCAAGTAGCCTGGACGAAATCTACTTCGAAAATAAGACCATTGAAGCGGCGAAAGCAGCCATAGAGGGCAACGAAGAAGTAGCTACGGAATGCCTTCAAGCATGCTTCGACGTCCTGATGGAAGAGCGAAATCAGTATTAT
It contains:
- the pilM gene encoding pilus assembly protein PilM yields the protein MAVGKAVWGIDIGQSALKALKCRMHEDGFWMVAEAFDFIEYPNPLNQAGAGSEGLIKDALREFLSRNDIRNDTISISVPGQAGLARFFKAPPVEAKRIADIVKYEAKQQIPFPLEDVIWDYQPMPGSHEEEGISLETEIGIFAMKRDQIFRSLQPYLDTGIDVDFVQLTPISLYNFVANDQLTINPLKEEYDPANQPNSYVIVSMGTETTDLVITNGFRVWQRSLPIGGNHFTKQLTKDLKLTFAKAEHLKRHASEAENAKLVFQAMRPVFNDLVTEIQRSIGFFQTLDRKAKISRIIPIGNGMKLPGLVPYLGKNLGYDVVELDGYQKLTGTEVTSAPSFRENMLSFATCYGLCLQGLKKSALRTNLLPQEILVDRIVRQKKPWAVAALASLLLACALNFGFHWQAYNSAHIPEFEDAIRKVTAVESTSQSYNSTDTQLMTEKENLEMIGRYVVGNEENRRLWPELMKAITVSLPTDPELALGRVSDKPIDQRPDLQIEAIESQYFPDLSMWYTEAVKMKYAVTLETRKVILRRLEEGKEASPSIDKELAEEVAAEAAAAGETAPVEEETGSTEGTAAEEEADVDLTEVEGEADPEDELAGPSAEESGWVVQITGYHFHNSPAARENMGAQYVRNTLIDQLDRGSIELINENNEPEIVSMKELGISHPIIAMDEVPRTVQITNPKYDPPAMGSGMGDEYGGGSYGMNSEEPIDPSKIEPPTIQVKVYRFTVQFCWRESPLSKREEVRRAAELAEAEENAANAEMENY